Genomic segment of bacterium:
CTACGATGCTCTGCTCTGTCTGACGCCCGCCGTGCCGGTTGTGACCTCACTTCCGACCATGGCCGTGGTCCACGACCTGACTCCGCTCAAGGTCCGCGCACTGAATCCGATCACTGAGAAGTTGTCGTTCTGGGCCGGACTCCAGACCCTGCGACAGGCAGACCACGTCTTCACGGATTCATCCAGCACAAATGAAGACCTCGCCGCGCTGGACCTCCTCCCTCGAAGAAAAACCACGGTCGCGTTCTGCGGCCCCGGCATCTCCACATCCTACGACGAGACTGACTTCGCCAGGCAATTCGTCCCATTCATCCTCTACGTCGGAAGCCACGCCGCGCACAAGAACGTGATTCGCCTCATTCACTCATTCGCACGGGTCCGCGCCGGCCAGGACCTCAAGCTCGTCCTCGTCGGAAGCGGAAGTGAGGAGCAACTTGGGCGTGTTGTGCGAACCGTCATGGCCGATGGCCTCCAGTCACGCGTTACGCTGCTCAACAGGGTCTCGGACGCCCGGTTGTCGAGTCTTTACCAACACTGCCGGCTGTTGGCCTGTCCATCTTTGTACGAGGGATTCGGCCTGCCGGTTCTCGAGGCCATGCTGCACGGGGCGCCGGTTGCCTGCAGCTCAGTATCGAGCCTGCCCGAAATAGCAGGAGATGCCGCGGTCCTGTTCGATCCGCTGTCGGCCCAAGACATGGCCGACAAACTTCAGACAGTACTGGAAAGCCCCGGCCTTGCGGAACGGCTCAGGGAGAACGGTCTCGCGAGAGCAGCCCGGTTTACCTGGGAACGTACCGCCCGAACAATTTACGAATGCGCCGTCAGGCTGGCGTAGCCCCGGCCCAATACTACGCCTTGGCTCGGGGCCTCCGGCAGACGCGACATCTCACAGGCATCAAGCATTGTCACTTGCGGACTAGCGCACCTGCGGCACACCGTGCAGAACGTCGAGTGTCTTTCCCGACGCTCTATCGAAGCTGAACTTGGCTGCCTGCTCGATTCCTTTGGCTCTCATCTCGGCCAAGCGTCGATCGTCGCTCAGTAGTTGCTGCAGCTTGTCTGCCAAGCCAAGGGCATCTTTAGGGCGGAAGTAGCACGCCGCCCGCCCACCAACCTCGGGCATACTCGACGACCAACTGCACAACACGGGGCATCCGCAGGACATTGCCTCCAGCACAGGAAGCCCGAACCCCTCGTACAGAGAAGGATAGACCATGATCCGGGCTGCTCGGTAGACCGCGGCCAGTTCCTCGTCGTCTATTCGTCCCAGGTATCGCGCTCTACCGTTCCGCTCTGCGTCGCGGACCAGACTCAGAATGCCGCGGCTATTCCAGCCAACCGCACCCACAATCACCAAGGGCGGGATGGCGCTGTTTCTTCGGATCGCCTCGAGCAAGGTGGCGTGGTTCTTTCTGGGTTCCAGGGTCCCCACCGTTAGTACGTACTCGTCGGGAAGACCAAGGCGGGATGCCGTGTCTTTCTGGACCGCGGAAGTGGATGCCGCAGTCAGGCGAGACGAGCAACCTGCATAGACCACCGTCACCCGTTCGCGCGGCACGCCGAGAAACCTCCGGACAAGACGCGCCGTTGCGTCGGAGTCGGCCACAATTGAGTCCGCGACCTTGACCGCCGCCCGGAGGTCAGACTTCCATGAAAGGCGCGCCTTGATTTCCATGGTCCTCGGGACCACAAATCCGCTCATGTCATGGACCGTAAGAACTCTGCGACACGGTTGCCGTAGTCGCAGCGGCACCACGGTGTTCTGCCCCCAGAACACATCAATGCCATCGTCGGCAACCATCTTGGGGAGTGTGTATCTGAGCCAGTCTCCGGGAACGGCCCACCGCCTTCCGCGTGCAACCCGCCGATGCCAGTTATCGCCGGCGGCACTCAGGTAAATCGTCTGCCAAGAGTACAGCACGAATTCGTCACCGGGAGAGATAGCCATCATGCCCGTCAATATCTCGCGCACGTAGCGCGACACGCCTGCCCCGGCTTCATCCAGGGAAATGGCATCGATGCCTATCCGCATGTCTGTTGACCTTCCGCCTGCGCGGCAATCACCCGGTTCTCGGTCGGTAAGAAAGAAACGATGAAGGCCGGAGGATGAAACCCAAACCTTAAATCCTTGTGATTCAGCCCTTCTCGTTTCATCCCGTTGTTTCGCACCCCATCCGTCAAGTGGTATGCCCCCGTAGGCCAGGGGATGGATCGAGGCGACTTACATTAATGCCAAGTCCCAATACAACTGCAAGCAGGGCCAGTACG
This window contains:
- a CDS encoding glycosyltransferase family 1 protein gives rise to the protein MRIGIDAISLDEAGAGVSRYVREILTGMMAISPGDEFVLYSWQTIYLSAAGDNWHRRVARGRRWAVPGDWLRYTLPKMVADDGIDVFWGQNTVVPLRLRQPCRRVLTVHDMSGFVVPRTMEIKARLSWKSDLRAAVKVADSIVADSDATARLVRRFLGVPRERVTVVYAGCSSRLTAASTSAVQKDTASRLGLPDEYVLTVGTLEPRKNHATLLEAIRRNSAIPPLVIVGAVGWNSRGILSLVRDAERNGRARYLGRIDDEELAAVYRAARIMVYPSLYEGFGLPVLEAMSCGCPVLCSWSSSMPEVGGRAACYFRPKDALGLADKLQQLLSDDRRLAEMRAKGIEQAAKFSFDRASGKTLDVLHGVPQVR
- a CDS encoding glycosyltransferase family 1 protein yields the protein MRCLVSAPFDTTANVGISLYIRRIIPRLAEHCQLTILTPTPHLFSDYGRAIEIPDSVRFRIRRLTWVLTRLRAYCRQSYDALLCLTPAVPVVTSLPTMAVVHDLTPLKVRALNPITEKLSFWAGLQTLRQADHVFTDSSSTNEDLAALDLLPRRKTTVAFCGPGISTSYDETDFARQFVPFILYVGSHAAHKNVIRLIHSFARVRAGQDLKLVLVGSGSEEQLGRVVRTVMADGLQSRVTLLNRVSDARLSSLYQHCRLLACPSLYEGFGLPVLEAMLHGAPVACSSVSSLPEIAGDAAVLFDPLSAQDMADKLQTVLESPGLAERLRENGLARAARFTWERTARTIYECAVRLA